Genomic window (Stenotrophomonas maltophilia):
GTCGATGACCTGGCCGTCGCGGGCGGTGCCCAGGGTGATGGTCACGATGGCCTGGGTTTCGCCACGGGTGAACAGCGAGGAACCGTGGGTACGCGGCAGCACGCCGGTCTTCACGGTGATCGGGCGGACGGTGTCCAGCGCACGGCCGTCGATGCGGACCTTGGTGTCCAGCACCGAGTCACGCATGGTGCGGTATTCCAGTTCGCCGAATTCCTTCGACAGCTCGGCCGGGTTCCAGCCTTCGGCGGCCACGCGGCCTGCCAGGGCTTCGAACACGTCCTTCTTGATCGCCGAAATGGCGTCGCGGCGCTGCAGCTTGTCGCGCACCTGGAAGGCTTCGCCCAGGCGCGGGCCGATGGCTTCCTTCAGGGCGGAGATCAGCACGTCGTTCTTGGCCGGGGCTTCCCAGGTCGACGGCTTGGTGCCGGCTTCGACGGTCAGCTCGTTGATCGCGTTGATGACCTTCTGCATTTCGCGGTGACCGAAGGTCACGGCGCCCAGCATCACTTCTTCGGACAGCAGCGCGGCTTCGGATTCGACCATCAGCACGGCGTTGGAGGTACCGGCGACAACCAGTTCCAGCTGCGAGTCAGCCAGTTCGCTGACGGTCGGGTTCAGGATGTACTCGCCGTTCTTGTAACCGACCTTGGCAGCGCCGATCGGGCCCATGAACGGGGTGCCGGCCAGGGACAGGGCCGCCGAGGCGCCGATCAGGGCAGCAATGTCGCCGTCCACGTCCGGGTTCAGCGACATGACCGTGGCGATGATCTGCACTTCGTTCTTGTAGTCTTCCGGGAACAGCGGACGGATCGGACGGTCGATCAGACGCGAGATCAGGGTTTCCTTCTCGGTCGCACGGCCTTCACGCTTGAAGAAACCACCCGGGATACGGCCGCCGGCGTAGAACTTTTCCTGATAATCGACGGTCAGCGGGAAGAAGTCCTGGCCTTCGCGCGCGCTCTTGGCGGCGACGGCGGTGACCAGCAGTACGGTGTCGTCCATCTTGACGATGACGGCACCGCTGGCCTGACGGGCGACTTCGCCGGTCTCGAGCGTGACGGTGTGCTTGCCGTACTGGAAGGTTTTGGTGATTTTTGCCACGGAGGGTGTCCTTGGGGATGCTGTCTGCGAATTTGGACCGTCGGCGACCCTTGCCGCCAGCGGGTGGCCGGATCGTTCCGGCCTGAATCGGGGATTGCGGTGCTACAAAACAAAACCGCGGCGCATCGCTGCGCCGCGGGGGATTCGTTGCTTAGCGACGCAGGCCAAGCTTCTCGATCAGGGCCTTGTAACGCTCGACGTCCTTCTTCTTCAGGTAGTCGAGCAGGCTGCGACGGCGGTTGACCATCTGCAGCAGGCCGCGGCGGCTGTGGTGGTCCTTCTTGTGGGTCTTGAAGTGGCCGGTCAGCAGTTCGATGCGGGCGGTCAGCAGTGCAACCTGGACTTCCGGGGAGCCGGTGTCAGCCGAGCTGCGCTTGTTGTCTTCAATGACCTTCTGGGTGTCGATCGACATTTCTTTTCTCTGTGATGCGTGGCCGGCAGGAACGCGCTTGGCGCACCGCCAGGCTCGCCGTGGACTACGAGGATGAAACCTGCGCGAGGCAGGCTGCCGGAAAACGGCCGCGAAATTGTAACGGTCGGGGGCTTCCGGGACAAGGACCGGGGCTGAACCGCCCGGCCCCGGTCAGAGGTTGAAACGACGCTGCGGCGCCAGCAGGCCACTGTCATCGACCTGGCCCAACCCCTGGACAGCATCGTCCGGGCCAAACACGGCCACCAGACCACGGGGCCAGGACAGATCGCGCTGGCGCTGGCCAACGCAGAAGCGGTGGGTCTGGTCGGCATCGAGGTCGACCCGCGGGTATTCAGCCAGGCCGGCCGCCAGCGGCAGCAGCAGTGCGTCCATGCCCACCTCGTCGCCCGCCTCGACCATCGCCCGCAGTTGATCCAGCGTGACCATGGCAGGCTCGCGGAACGGCTCGACCCACAGCCGGCGCAGCGCGCTGATGTGGGCGCCACAACCCAGGCTTTCGCCGAGGTCGCGGGCCAGGCTGCGGATGTAGGTGCCCGAGCCGCAGGTCACGCGCAGCCGCAACCGTTCCGGCTGTTGCTCCAGCACCTCGATGGCGTGAACCTGCACCTCGCGCTCCGGCGCTTCGATGACGTCACCACGGCGGGCCTTCACATACAGCGGCTCACCGCCCTGCTTCAGCGCCGAATAGATCGGGGCACGCTGGCGGATGTTGCCGGTCAGCGCCGCCAGTGCGGCCTGCAGCGCTTCGGCACTGATGGCCGGCACCGGGCGCTGCAGCAGCACCTGGCCTTCGGCATCGTCGGTATCGGTGGTCTGGCCCAGCATGATCTCGGCGTCGTACGCCTTGGCCGAGCCGAGCAGCAGGCCGGCAATCTTGGTCGCCTCGCCGAAGCACAGCGGCAACAGGCCGGTGGCCAGCGGATCGAGGCTGCCGGTATGGCCGCCCTTTTCGGCACGGAACAGGCGACGGGCCACCTGCAGGGCGGCGTTGGAGCTCATGCCGGTCGACTTGTCGAGCAGCAGGATGCCATCCAGGCGGCGGAACTGAATTCGGGTCATGACGTTGATGTCGGCGGATGCCGCCGGTAGCGCCGGGCCATGCCCGGCGTGCGCGCAATGCGCGGTTATTCTTCGTCGCTCTCGCGACGCTTCTCCGCGGCCAGCGTATCGGGCAGGTCGCGCAGGATGTTGTCGATGTGCTCACCACGGTCGACCGAGTCGTCGTAGTGGAAGTGCAGCTCCGGCACGTGGCGCAGCTTCATCGCGCGGGCCAGGTCCATGCGCAGGCGATAGCCCAGCTCCTTCAGGCCGGCCACGGCTTCAGCCGAACGTTCCGGCATCAGCGCAGTGACGAACACCTTGGCATGGGCCATGTCGCGGGTGATTTCCACGTCGGACA
Coding sequences:
- the rpsO gene encoding 30S ribosomal protein S15, encoding MSIDTQKVIEDNKRSSADTGSPEVQVALLTARIELLTGHFKTHKKDHHSRRGLLQMVNRRRSLLDYLKKKDVERYKALIEKLGLRR
- the pnp gene encoding polyribonucleotide nucleotidyltransferase, with the protein product MAKITKTFQYGKHTVTLETGEVARQASGAVIVKMDDTVLLVTAVAAKSAREGQDFFPLTVDYQEKFYAGGRIPGGFFKREGRATEKETLISRLIDRPIRPLFPEDYKNEVQIIATVMSLNPDVDGDIAALIGASAALSLAGTPFMGPIGAAKVGYKNGEYILNPTVSELADSQLELVVAGTSNAVLMVESEAALLSEEVMLGAVTFGHREMQKVINAINELTVEAGTKPSTWEAPAKNDVLISALKEAIGPRLGEAFQVRDKLQRRDAISAIKKDVFEALAGRVAAEGWNPAELSKEFGELEYRTMRDSVLDTKVRIDGRALDTVRPITVKTGVLPRTHGSSLFTRGETQAIVTITLGTARDGQVIDAVAGEYKENFLFHYNFPPFSVGECGRMMGPKRREIGHGRLAKRGVLAVMPSLESFPYTIRVVSEITESNGSSSMASVCGSSLALMDAGVPVKAPVAGIAMGLVKEGERFVVLSDILGDEDHLGDMDFKVAGTAEGISALQMDIKIEGITEEIMKQALQQAKAGRLHILGEMAHGLTAPREELSDYAPRLLTIKIHPDKIREVIGKGGSTIQAITKETGTQIDIQDDGTIVIASVNAIAAQAAKARIEQITSDVEPGRIYEGKVAKIMDFGAFVTILPGKDGLVHVSQISSDRVEKVGDVLKEGDVVKVKVLEVDKQGRIRLSMKAVEEGEAASAE
- the rbfA gene encoding 30S ribosome-binding factor RbfA; amino-acid sequence: MPKTFHRTDRVSAQLRRELGTLVHNAVREHGLPSVSVSDVEITRDMAHAKVFVTALMPERSAEAVAGLKELGYRLRMDLARAMKLRHVPELHFHYDDSVDRGEHIDNILRDLPDTLAAEKRRESDEE
- the truB gene encoding tRNA pseudouridine(55) synthase TruB; the encoded protein is MTRIQFRRLDGILLLDKSTGMSSNAALQVARRLFRAEKGGHTGSLDPLATGLLPLCFGEATKIAGLLLGSAKAYDAEIMLGQTTDTDDAEGQVLLQRPVPAISAEALQAALAALTGNIRQRAPIYSALKQGGEPLYVKARRGDVIEAPEREVQVHAIEVLEQQPERLRLRVTCGSGTYIRSLARDLGESLGCGAHISALRRLWVEPFREPAMVTLDQLRAMVEAGDEVGMDALLLPLAAGLAEYPRVDLDADQTHRFCVGQRQRDLSWPRGLVAVFGPDDAVQGLGQVDDSGLLAPQRRFNL